A genomic region of Sphaerochaeta sp. contains the following coding sequences:
- a CDS encoding class II aldolase/adducin family protein: MFDEKTAFILERREVARFMARLYERGLTTAGGGNISMRLPGGLFCITPTSLDKSRLRAVEIAIVTLEGENLTPDNKLSIETEMHRRILLQRPDINAVVHAHPVYATSFTALDGNDASCPIDTHITAEGYYLLRNPLVVPYAKQGTVELAKKVAEASGKADVLLLQNHGIVTVADTLLLAFEKMDVLERAAQMTTITRGMEAKGFTYRPLTDAQRNELES; encoded by the coding sequence ATGTTTGACGAAAAAACCGCATTTATTCTGGAACGAAGGGAAGTGGCGCGTTTCATGGCGCGTCTGTACGAACGGGGGCTGACCACCGCCGGAGGGGGCAACATCAGCATGCGGCTTCCCGGCGGGCTGTTCTGCATCACCCCGACCTCGCTGGACAAAAGCAGGCTCCGCGCCGTGGAGATCGCCATCGTTACGCTGGAAGGGGAAAACCTGACACCAGACAACAAATTGAGCATCGAGACGGAAATGCACCGGAGGATCCTGTTGCAACGACCGGATATCAACGCCGTAGTGCACGCCCACCCGGTGTACGCCACCTCGTTCACCGCGTTGGACGGCAATGACGCCTCCTGCCCGATCGACACCCACATCACCGCCGAGGGCTATTACCTTCTTCGGAATCCGCTGGTCGTTCCCTACGCCAAGCAAGGCACGGTGGAGTTGGCGAAGAAGGTAGCCGAAGCAAGCGGCAAAGCGGATGTCCTTCTGTTGCAAAACCATGGCATCGTCACCGTGGCGGACACGTTGCTCCTGGCATTTGAGAAAATGGATGTCTTGGAGCGAGCGGCCCAGATGACGACCATCACCCGAGGCATGGAAGCAAAGGGGTTCACCTATCGTCCACTGACCGATGCCCAGCGCAACGAACTGGAATCCTGA
- a CDS encoding galactokinase, producing the protein MANLNEVKEGALHTAYPALYGNAYDAKEMDQRMIHLLLEHDRLFGEKNASLFSTAGRSELGGNHTDHNLGQVLAATINLDTIGAASKSDDGKVVVASEGFPVVKVDISDLSVHTDEKNTTNSLVRGIAKAFHDRGVAIGGWKANTTTRVLKGSGLSSSAAIEVLCATIFNHFFAHDALSPLELAQIGQYAENEYFGKPSGLLDQIGCAHGGIVGIDFKDKNHPVITPVNINFQDYGYDLIVVDTRGDHANLTGEYAAVPTEMRAVAACFGKQQLREVPYEDFLSHIAEVREKVDNDRAVLRAYHFFNDTQRVSDMLAALSRKDIQTYFRLVNESGESSFCFLQNAYPISDWKHQGVPLALALSKAILGGKGACRVHGGGFGGTIQAYVPHDLLSTYSQRMEAVFGKGSVTVLGIRSRSTCAIID; encoded by the coding sequence ATGGCGAATCTCAATGAGGTGAAGGAAGGTGCGCTCCATACAGCGTACCCCGCGTTGTACGGCAATGCGTATGACGCCAAGGAAATGGACCAGCGGATGATCCATCTGCTGTTGGAGCATGACCGTCTGTTCGGCGAGAAGAACGCTTCACTGTTCTCCACCGCCGGAAGGAGCGAACTGGGAGGAAACCACACCGACCACAACCTGGGCCAAGTTCTTGCCGCGACGATCAACCTGGATACCATTGGGGCGGCCAGCAAAAGTGATGACGGGAAAGTGGTTGTTGCCAGCGAAGGATTCCCCGTCGTCAAGGTGGACATCTCCGACCTCTCCGTCCATACGGATGAAAAGAACACCACCAACTCGCTGGTCCGTGGCATCGCCAAGGCGTTCCATGACCGGGGCGTCGCCATCGGGGGCTGGAAAGCCAATACGACGACCCGGGTGCTGAAAGGCTCCGGACTTTCCTCGTCGGCGGCCATCGAAGTGCTCTGCGCCACAATCTTCAACCATTTCTTCGCCCATGACGCCCTCTCCCCGTTGGAACTGGCCCAGATCGGTCAGTACGCCGAGAATGAGTACTTCGGAAAACCCTCCGGCTTGCTGGATCAGATCGGATGCGCCCATGGCGGCATCGTCGGCATTGATTTCAAGGACAAGAACCATCCGGTCATCACCCCGGTGAACATCAACTTCCAGGATTACGGCTATGATTTGATCGTCGTCGACACCCGCGGGGACCACGCCAATCTTACCGGCGAATACGCCGCCGTCCCAACGGAAATGCGTGCCGTAGCCGCCTGTTTTGGAAAACAGCAACTCAGGGAAGTCCCCTACGAGGATTTCCTTTCCCATATCGCAGAAGTGCGGGAAAAGGTGGACAATGACCGTGCCGTCCTTCGTGCCTACCATTTCTTCAATGACACCCAGCGGGTTTCCGATATGCTGGCAGCGCTTTCCCGCAAGGACATCCAGACCTATTTCCGTCTGGTCAACGAAAGCGGGGAGAGTTCGTTCTGTTTCCTGCAGAATGCCTATCCCATCAGCGACTGGAAGCATCAGGGCGTCCCGCTCGCCTTGGCGTTGTCCAAGGCCATCTTGGGCGGCAAAGGAGCCTGTCGTGTCCATGGAGGTGGCTTTGGCGGCACCATCCAGGCATACGTGCCGCACGATCTGCTCTCCACCTACTCCCAGCGCATGGAAGCGGTGTTCGGGAAAGGGTCCGTCACCGTGCTGGGAATCCGCAGCAGGAGCACCTGCGCAATCATTGACTGA
- a CDS encoding RecQ family ATP-dependent DNA helicase encodes MDLSALVTTIARNQFGIPSLRPYQRLVVVDLLERILTPQYHQGALVILPTGFGKTLCFSIPAVVMPDHMLVIYPLLSLMHDQIRRFAADGIRHVVIRGGQTKAQRDSVWNTLDEGKPTVIVTNAECVQQPGIRRRLSRYRFSMAVIDEAHTVSQWGTRFRPSYADLGIFLKFLDVRLVAAFTATASERIVTDLKQLLFCGSTPHVIRASADRDNISYHVERTLSKSHTIHRILSVPLWRPAVVFCPTRALCEQYAARFSSRERSIPVRYYHAGLGREGRQALERWFATRDDAVLFSTCAFGMGVDKKNIRTVIHLSPPHDVESYLQESGRAGRDGQPAKAFVLLDHTDYPSPLAMVFSQKERCIRSALLSLMGEEIDSCGGCDVCDHRLFPLRDGEREILSAVRSTPFWFTQRKLAETLTRPEAVLSQWSEHEAFQAIHTLLTEGRLFRLRGRLAPRWRGAVWWHHERDQIQSPGRKPGALPGWFSHPSDPPGNSKSPAGAVQ; translated from the coding sequence ATGGACCTTTCCGCCCTTGTCACCACCATCGCCCGGAATCAGTTTGGGATTCCTTCGCTTCGGCCGTACCAGCGTCTTGTCGTAGTCGATCTGTTGGAACGGATCCTCACGCCCCAATATCACCAGGGCGCATTGGTCATTCTTCCCACGGGATTCGGAAAAACCCTTTGTTTTTCCATTCCGGCGGTGGTGATGCCGGACCACATGCTGGTCATCTACCCGTTGCTTTCCCTGATGCACGACCAAATCCGCAGGTTTGCGGCGGATGGCATCCGTCACGTCGTCATTCGAGGCGGACAGACCAAAGCCCAGCGGGACTCAGTCTGGAACACATTGGATGAGGGAAAACCGACCGTCATCGTCACCAACGCGGAATGCGTCCAGCAACCAGGAATCCGCCGGCGTCTGTCCCGCTACCGTTTCAGCATGGCGGTCATCGACGAAGCCCATACCGTCTCCCAGTGGGGGACACGTTTTCGTCCCAGTTACGCCGATCTTGGTATCTTCCTGAAATTCCTTGACGTACGCCTTGTGGCGGCGTTCACCGCTACCGCGAGCGAGAGGATCGTAACGGACCTGAAGCAACTGCTGTTTTGCGGCTCCACTCCCCATGTGATCAGGGCAAGCGCCGACCGTGACAATATCAGCTATCACGTGGAACGCACCCTCTCCAAATCCCATACCATCCACCGTATCCTCTCCGTTCCTTTGTGGCGGCCAGCCGTGGTGTTCTGCCCTACCCGCGCGCTCTGTGAACAGTACGCGGCCCGCTTTTCCTCGCGTGAACGGAGCATCCCGGTACGGTACTACCACGCAGGCCTTGGAAGGGAAGGCCGCCAAGCATTGGAGAGATGGTTCGCAACCCGGGACGACGCCGTCCTTTTCTCCACCTGCGCGTTCGGCATGGGGGTGGACAAGAAAAACATCCGTACAGTGATCCATCTCTCTCCTCCCCACGACGTGGAAAGCTACCTGCAGGAAAGCGGGCGCGCAGGCAGGGACGGCCAACCGGCCAAGGCGTTCGTTCTGCTTGACCACACCGATTACCCTTCTCCTTTGGCCATGGTGTTCTCCCAGAAAGAGCGGTGCATCCGTTCCGCTCTTCTTTCCCTCATGGGCGAAGAGATTGATTCCTGCGGAGGATGTGATGTGTGCGACCATCGGCTGTTTCCCCTGCGCGATGGAGAACGTGAAATTCTCAGTGCGGTACGATCTACGCCTTTCTGGTTTACCCAAAGAAAACTGGCCGAAACGCTCACCCGCCCCGAGGCTGTCCTGTCCCAGTGGTCGGAACACGAGGCGTTCCAAGCGATCCATACACTCCTGACGGAAGGCAGGCTTTTCCGCCTGCGGGGACGTCTTGCCCCACGGTGGCGCGGCGCGGTATGGTGGCATCATGAGCGAGATCAGATACAATCCCCTGGACGAAAGCCCGGTGCGCTACCAGGATGGTTCTCCCATCCCTCGGATCCTCCAGGGAACAGCAAATCCCCTGCTGGCGCCGTTCAGTGA
- a CDS encoding cysteine hydrolase, giving the protein MSTVPVTDCGKPVSKLLLVIDMQNDFVTGSLGSAEARAIIPAMVKRLSTADCPVWFTMDTHGKDYMDDPEARHLPVPHCEKGTNGWKIIPELESFAAKAPRIEKPTFGSEELAKRIQAMPDLKEIEMMGVCTDICVVSNALLLRAVRPDLYITVDKNLCAGSSPANHQAALAVMQSCHIDVV; this is encoded by the coding sequence ATGTCTACTGTACCTGTGACGGACTGTGGAAAACCAGTTTCTAAACTACTGCTTGTCATCGACATGCAGAACGATTTCGTAACCGGCAGCCTGGGCAGCGCCGAAGCCAGGGCGATCATCCCGGCAATGGTCAAGCGGCTCTCCACTGCGGATTGCCCCGTCTGGTTCACCATGGATACCCATGGGAAGGACTATATGGACGATCCTGAGGCGCGGCACCTGCCCGTCCCCCACTGTGAAAAAGGAACAAACGGCTGGAAGATCATCCCGGAACTGGAATCCTTCGCCGCAAAGGCGCCACGCATTGAAAAACCGACGTTCGGCTCGGAGGAGCTTGCCAAACGGATTCAGGCGATGCCCGACCTCAAGGAAATCGAGATGATGGGCGTGTGCACCGACATCTGCGTGGTGAGCAACGCGTTGCTGCTCAGGGCGGTGCGGCCTGATCTGTACATTACCGTCGACAAAAACCTGTGCGCGGGAAGTTCACCGGCCAATCACCAGGCGGCTCTTGCCGTGATGCAAAGCTGTCACATCGACGTCGTCTGA
- a CDS encoding desulfoferrodoxin, producing the protein MAKKVRFYRCPVCHSVVELIDDEGQSLTCCGQQMELLQPRTEGPESEFHLPVIKRQDGVLYINVGQKMHPQSPDHHIAFIVLVTKRTVRRSDISANEAPATLFNEKDHGDVYVYCTCDGLWKTSF; encoded by the coding sequence ATGGCCAAAAAAGTACGTTTCTATCGTTGCCCGGTCTGCCACTCCGTCGTGGAGTTGATCGATGACGAGGGACAAAGCCTTACCTGCTGCGGACAGCAGATGGAATTGCTGCAACCACGGACGGAAGGGCCGGAAAGCGAGTTCCACCTGCCGGTCATCAAACGGCAGGATGGGGTGCTGTACATCAATGTCGGTCAGAAGATGCATCCGCAATCCCCTGACCATCATATCGCGTTCATCGTCCTGGTGACGAAACGCACGGTACGCAGAAGCGACATCAGCGCCAACGAGGCGCCGGCGACGCTGTTCAACGAAAAAGACCACGGAGATGTATATGTCTACTGTACCTGTGACGGACTGTGGAAAACCAGTTTCTAA
- a CDS encoding peptidoglycan bridge formation glycyltransferase FemA/FemB family protein, with protein MYVQVEEKPDVFLYDTPLVHQSFFWSQIKQNQGFGTRSFDIKVRRDAIEGGDSSAYVLDDILLLTIPVNRESSIAYAPYGPLITPNEQAMGPFLEELSEALRDKLDPHTLLVRYDLPWQRPWDGDVVDPRLWEIRMNWDTAGKRIRKSVADQLPSDTMVVDLSGSEDEILSRMHPKTRYNIRLAERHGVEVRKGGLDDLTVFYRLYQETAHRNGITLHDISFFRSFFGPKDDDAGFTLLVASLDGNPLSAMFLTYSDRRATYLFGASSDTHRESMSTYALQWEAMKLARNFGCRSYDLFGVAPDDNPEHPMHGLYRFKRGFGGQMIHRLGCWEYPYDEEAVRELAAYEMVDKGYHQR; from the coding sequence ATGTACGTGCAGGTGGAGGAAAAACCGGACGTTTTCCTCTATGACACCCCATTGGTCCATCAGAGTTTTTTCTGGTCACAAATCAAACAGAACCAAGGATTCGGAACCCGCTCCTTTGACATCAAGGTGCGGCGTGACGCCATTGAAGGCGGGGACTCCTCCGCTTATGTATTGGACGATATTCTGCTGTTGACCATTCCGGTCAACCGAGAGTCTTCCATCGCCTACGCGCCGTACGGCCCGTTGATCACGCCAAACGAACAGGCGATGGGACCGTTTTTGGAAGAACTTTCCGAAGCGCTCCGGGACAAACTGGATCCCCACACCCTGCTTGTCCGTTATGATCTTCCCTGGCAACGGCCATGGGATGGTGATGTGGTGGACCCACGCCTGTGGGAGATCCGCATGAACTGGGACACGGCGGGCAAACGAATACGAAAGTCCGTCGCCGACCAATTACCCTCGGATACGATGGTGGTCGACCTGAGTGGCTCGGAAGACGAAATTCTTTCCCGAATGCATCCCAAGACACGGTACAACATCCGTCTGGCGGAGCGCCATGGCGTTGAGGTGCGGAAGGGTGGATTGGACGATTTGACGGTTTTCTACCGGTTGTACCAGGAGACGGCCCACAGAAACGGCATCACGCTGCATGACATCTCGTTCTTCCGCTCGTTCTTCGGTCCCAAGGATGATGACGCCGGTTTTACCTTGCTGGTGGCCAGTCTGGATGGAAATCCGCTGTCAGCGATGTTTCTCACCTACAGCGACAGGCGGGCGACCTATCTGTTCGGCGCGAGTTCCGATACCCACCGGGAAAGCATGAGCACCTACGCGCTCCAGTGGGAAGCGATGAAGCTTGCTCGGAACTTTGGCTGCCGTTCCTATGACCTGTTCGGCGTGGCTCCGGATGACAATCCCGAGCATCCGATGCATGGGCTGTACCGGTTCAAACGGGGGTTCGGCGGCCAGATGATCCATCGGCTGGGGTGCTGGGAGTACCCCTATGACGAAGAAGCGGTACGCGAACTGGCCGCCTATGAAATGGTGGACAAGGGCTATCACCAGCGGTGA
- a CDS encoding EF2563 family selenium-dependent molybdenum hydroxylase system protein, with product MDTLRLYLVGDHPLLREIASLALSCGMSVTAVIAPGTQNPWPSSVTVRKKTDIPSSLCDPAAPLGACWVFWDNPWDITTWNSWLIRTRPSYVGVITPPVPLCSLPCRVCCPAGLSLGAETDASRTVAILAEIQKQIHHTSGRSQSPLSPLVIVRGAGDLASGVIIRLVHAGYPVLALEVARPTVIRRTVSFAEAMFQGEVTIEGITARRIPTLDDVTETIIRGEVPVLEDPEGNAIRLLQPQVVVDAILAKRNLGTKISDAPLVIALGPGFTAGVDCHAVVETMRGHSLGRIITSGGAIPNTGVPGMVGGFAEERVIHSPAEGIFQAVPGMEIGTLVSKGQPIAMVGDTFVTATLDGMVRGLLHSGLHVPKGFKIADIDPRDAKADFHTASDKAKAIAGSVLELVDHHRW from the coding sequence ATGGATACGTTGCGTCTGTACCTTGTCGGCGATCACCCTCTTCTGCGGGAAATCGCGTCACTCGCCTTGTCTTGCGGCATGTCGGTCACCGCGGTGATCGCCCCGGGAACGCAGAATCCTTGGCCTTCATCCGTCACGGTGAGGAAGAAGACGGACATCCCGTCGTCCCTTTGTGATCCAGCCGCCCCTTTGGGCGCGTGTTGGGTGTTTTGGGACAATCCATGGGACATTACCACGTGGAACAGCTGGCTCATACGTACCCGTCCATCCTATGTCGGCGTCATCACCCCACCCGTTCCCCTTTGCAGTCTGCCCTGCCGGGTCTGTTGCCCGGCTGGTCTTTCCCTCGGAGCGGAAACAGATGCGTCTCGGACCGTGGCGATCCTCGCTGAAATACAGAAACAGATTCATCACACCTCAGGTCGTTCCCAAAGCCCGCTCTCGCCTCTGGTGATCGTCCGTGGCGCGGGAGACTTGGCCAGTGGCGTGATCATCCGTTTGGTACATGCCGGCTATCCTGTTCTTGCGTTGGAAGTGGCGCGCCCCACCGTCATCCGGCGTACCGTCAGTTTCGCCGAGGCAATGTTCCAGGGAGAGGTGACGATCGAAGGCATCACGGCGCGACGGATCCCGACATTGGATGATGTGACGGAAACCATCATCCGGGGGGAAGTGCCTGTTCTGGAAGACCCGGAAGGGAATGCCATTCGGCTCCTCCAGCCACAGGTGGTGGTGGATGCCATTCTTGCCAAACGCAACCTGGGGACGAAGATCTCCGACGCGCCGTTGGTCATCGCATTGGGGCCGGGGTTCACCGCGGGGGTGGACTGCCACGCCGTGGTCGAGACGATGCGTGGTCACAGTCTGGGACGCATCATCACCAGCGGAGGGGCGATTCCCAACACCGGAGTTCCCGGCATGGTGGGAGGGTTTGCCGAAGAGCGTGTAATCCACAGCCCGGCGGAAGGCATCTTCCAGGCAGTACCGGGTATGGAGATCGGAACATTGGTCTCCAAAGGGCAACCCATCGCCATGGTGGGCGATACGTTCGTGACCGCCACGCTGGACGGGATGGTCCGCGGACTCTTGCACAGCGGGTTGCACGTCCCCAAAGGATTCAAGATCGCAGACATTGATCCGCGCGACGCAAAGGCTGACTTCCATACGGCAAGCGACAAAGCCAAAGCCATCGCCGGCAGCGTGCTGGAACTGGTGGACCATCACCGCTGGTGA
- a CDS encoding acetate kinase encodes MVILCLNCGSSSAKYQVYDWDNKDVLAVGVVERIGLDYSTIEQNATGKPVYQAKFVSPTHKEAIEMIMKMLLDPTYGVIKSLDEIGAVGHRVLHGGELFKKSTLVDDAVIEKLKSVIPLGPLHMPANIMGIEAARKAMPNVPQAIVIDTAWHQTMPPESFMYAVPYDWYTKYNVRRYGFHGTSHLYCAKRAAALLGKQNKDTNVIICHIGNGASVCAVKDGVCYDTSMGLTPLEGLVMGTRSGDLDPAILPYIMERTGMSAKDMDTALNKKSGLLGICGMSDRRDVFTAAENGDEKAQLAIKMECHRLKKYIGAYFAELDGNVDALVFTAGVGENASHIRRGACEGLEKLGFKIDEAKNDVCHCKNGEFCISTDDSPIKIYVIPTDEELVITEDAYALMKGTYDVHTKFHYSFEDPNYVNKGRARNLPANLKAHPELKPLLVYPPQMKEELKIK; translated from the coding sequence ATGGTAATTTTGTGCTTGAATTGTGGCAGTTCGTCTGCCAAATACCAAGTCTATGACTGGGACAACAAGGATGTCCTTGCCGTCGGCGTGGTCGAACGTATCGGATTGGATTATTCGACGATCGAGCAGAACGCGACCGGCAAACCTGTCTACCAGGCAAAATTCGTTTCCCCGACCCATAAGGAAGCGATTGAAATGATCATGAAGATGTTGTTGGACCCGACCTATGGGGTCATCAAAAGTCTGGACGAGATCGGAGCCGTCGGGCACCGCGTCCTGCATGGTGGCGAACTGTTCAAGAAATCCACGTTGGTCGATGACGCCGTCATCGAGAAGCTGAAGAGCGTGATCCCTCTCGGACCGCTGCACATGCCGGCCAACATCATGGGTATCGAGGCGGCGCGCAAAGCGATGCCCAACGTTCCCCAGGCGATCGTCATTGATACGGCTTGGCACCAGACCATGCCGCCGGAGTCGTTCATGTACGCCGTTCCGTACGACTGGTACACCAAATACAACGTGCGCCGCTACGGCTTCCATGGTACCAGCCACCTGTACTGCGCGAAGCGCGCCGCCGCGCTGTTGGGCAAGCAGAACAAAGACACCAATGTGATCATCTGCCACATCGGCAACGGAGCGTCCGTCTGCGCGGTGAAGGATGGCGTCTGCTATGATACCTCGATGGGGCTCACCCCGCTGGAAGGCCTGGTGATGGGAACCCGTTCCGGCGACCTTGATCCGGCAATCCTTCCGTACATCATGGAACGGACCGGCATGAGCGCCAAGGATATGGATACGGCGCTGAACAAGAAGAGCGGTTTGTTGGGCATCTGTGGCATGAGTGACCGTCGTGACGTGTTCACCGCCGCGGAGAACGGTGATGAGAAAGCGCAGCTTGCCATCAAGATGGAGTGCCATCGGCTGAAGAAGTACATCGGCGCCTATTTCGCCGAACTGGACGGAAACGTGGACGCCTTGGTGTTCACCGCCGGCGTCGGAGAGAACGCGTCCCACATCCGTCGCGGAGCCTGTGAAGGGCTGGAGAAGCTGGGCTTCAAGATTGACGAGGCGAAGAACGACGTGTGTCATTGCAAGAACGGAGAGTTCTGCATCAGCACGGACGACTCCCCCATCAAAATTTACGTCATTCCCACTGACGAGGAACTGGTGATCACCGAAGACGCCTACGCGTTGATGAAAGGCACCTACGACGTCCACACCAAATTCCACTACAGCTTTGAGGATCCGAATTACGTCAACAAGGGCCGGGCACGGAATCTTCCGGCCAACCTGAAGGCGCATCCCGAACTCAAACCGCTTCTGGTCTATCCTCCCCAAATGAAGGAAGAACTGAAGATCAAATAA
- the murB gene encoding UDP-N-acetylmuramate dehydrogenase — protein sequence MATNVPSQNEKINLERMVTEHLDLTRYSTMHLHTTARYGAFPTTLEELRALLSWASTERLPVTVIGGGSNSLFSDRGIDGLVIITTGMNHFHINGEMFCVRCGMNLESAIDHASEAGLAGLEMLGGIPGTVGGAIWGNSGVSTIRVSSCLYYVDYLTMDGKLHRMQVHNDDFSYRYSPFMEMPQTILFEAAFRLTPTRQTAQLRIIKEGTKARRREQHQFDWPSVGCIFKNPPDVSAGALLDQAGMKGKRIGGAMVSPYHANFIVNPEGNATGQDIWELARQGREAVEKNTGIHLEFEVNFLGQW from the coding sequence ATGGCTACCAATGTACCTTCTCAGAATGAAAAAATCAACCTTGAGCGGATGGTGACGGAACATCTGGACCTGACGCGGTATTCCACTATGCACCTGCACACGACGGCCCGCTATGGCGCGTTTCCCACCACGCTGGAGGAGCTCCGCGCCCTGCTTTCCTGGGCTTCCACCGAGCGTCTTCCTGTCACGGTAATCGGAGGCGGGTCCAATTCCCTGTTCAGCGACCGTGGTATTGACGGACTTGTGATCATCACCACCGGCATGAACCACTTCCACATCAACGGGGAGATGTTCTGCGTACGGTGCGGAATGAATTTGGAGAGCGCCATTGACCACGCTTCCGAGGCGGGCCTGGCAGGTCTGGAAATGCTGGGAGGCATCCCCGGTACGGTGGGAGGCGCCATCTGGGGGAACTCCGGGGTGTCCACCATCCGGGTTTCCTCCTGCCTGTACTACGTCGATTATCTGACGATGGATGGCAAACTGCATCGGATGCAGGTGCACAATGACGATTTCTCCTACCGATACAGCCCGTTCATGGAGATGCCCCAGACCATTCTGTTCGAAGCCGCGTTCCGGCTCACGCCCACCCGACAAACCGCCCAACTGAGGATCATCAAAGAAGGGACGAAAGCCCGACGCAGGGAACAGCACCAGTTCGATTGGCCCAGCGTCGGCTGCATCTTCAAGAACCCGCCTGACGTTTCCGCGGGCGCGCTGCTTGACCAGGCGGGAATGAAAGGGAAACGGATCGGAGGCGCGATGGTCAGCCCGTACCACGCCAACTTCATCGTCAATCCCGAAGGGAACGCAACAGGCCAGGACATCTGGGAACTGGCACGGCAAGGACGGGAAGCGGTGGAAAAGAACACCGGCATCCATCTGGAATTCGAAGTCAATTTTCTCGGCCAGTGGTAA
- the cysS gene encoding cysteine--tRNA ligase: protein MDVHVYNTMSRSIELFQPINPGSVGMYTCGPTVYNYAHIGNLRTFLFEDLLKRTLEYAGYQVRHVMNITDVGHLTGDGDEGEDKIEKMAHKTGKTVWEIADFYTKAFFKDYDALSIIRPDVVCKATDHIKDMIALIQRLEKGGHTYVSGGNVYFDISSIPDYGKLARLKLDELQDASREDVFVDGNKKNPKDFVLWFTKSKFGEQAMMWDSPWGRGFPGWHIECSAMSMKYLGEHFDIHCGGIDAIPVHHTNEIAQSEAATGKKWVDYWMHGEFLLDDRGKMSKSNGEFLTLSVLEDKGYDPMDYRYFCLGGHYRSQLKFSFPSLDSAREARLGIVSRISDLLSSGAKLVPIQSEAGKAAQKEFADHITNDLNSPRALADLWGVLKNDTLSVDERYSLAMDFNKVFGLELDKVTKRQEDAPVEDKDALALLAARTEAKKAKDWGKADAIRAQLDEMGYEVKDTSQGPVLVRKRL from the coding sequence ATGGATGTGCATGTGTATAATACGATGAGTCGCAGCATTGAGCTGTTTCAGCCGATCAACCCAGGTTCAGTGGGGATGTATACCTGTGGTCCTACGGTGTACAACTATGCCCATATCGGAAATTTGCGCACGTTCCTGTTCGAGGACCTGCTGAAGCGTACCTTGGAATACGCCGGTTACCAGGTGCGGCACGTGATGAACATCACCGATGTCGGACACTTGACCGGTGACGGCGATGAAGGCGAGGACAAGATCGAGAAGATGGCCCACAAGACGGGCAAGACGGTCTGGGAGATCGCTGATTTCTATACCAAGGCGTTTTTCAAGGATTACGACGCGCTGAGCATCATCCGTCCTGATGTCGTCTGCAAGGCGACGGACCATATCAAGGACATGATCGCCTTGATCCAACGGCTGGAGAAGGGCGGACATACCTACGTTTCCGGAGGCAATGTCTACTTTGACATCTCCTCCATCCCCGATTACGGCAAGCTGGCAAGGCTGAAGCTGGATGAACTGCAGGACGCGTCCCGTGAGGATGTGTTCGTCGACGGAAACAAGAAGAATCCCAAGGATTTCGTGCTCTGGTTCACCAAGAGCAAGTTTGGGGAACAGGCGATGATGTGGGATTCCCCGTGGGGCCGTGGCTTCCCCGGCTGGCACATCGAGTGCTCGGCGATGAGCATGAAGTATTTGGGCGAGCATTTTGACATCCACTGCGGCGGCATTGACGCCATCCCGGTGCACCACACCAATGAGATCGCCCAGAGCGAGGCAGCGACGGGAAAGAAATGGGTCGATTACTGGATGCATGGCGAGTTCCTGCTGGATGACCGCGGCAAGATGAGCAAGTCAAACGGTGAGTTCCTTACGTTGAGCGTGCTTGAGGACAAAGGGTACGATCCGATGGATTACCGGTATTTCTGCCTGGGTGGCCATTACCGCTCCCAGCTGAAGTTCAGTTTCCCGTCGCTGGACAGCGCCAGGGAAGCCCGGCTGGGGATCGTTTCGCGCATCAGCGACCTGCTCTCCTCCGGGGCGAAGCTTGTTCCCATCCAGAGCGAAGCGGGAAAAGCTGCGCAGAAAGAGTTCGCCGACCACATCACCAATGATCTGAACAGTCCGCGCGCCTTGGCGGACCTGTGGGGTGTGTTGAAGAACGACACGCTCTCTGTGGACGAGCGGTACAGTTTGGCGATGGATTTCAACAAGGTGTTCGGCTTGGAGCTGGACAAGGTGACGAAGCGTCAAGAGGACGCGCCGGTTGAGGACAAGGACGCGCTTGCCTTGCTCGCCGCCCGTACCGAGGCAAAGAAAGCAAAGGACTGGGGAAAGGCGGACGCCATCCGTGCCCAGCTGGACGAAATGGGGTATGAAGTCAAGGACACCAGTCAGGGACCGGTGCTTGTTCGCAAGCGGTTGTAA